The following coding sequences lie in one Arachis ipaensis cultivar K30076 chromosome B03, Araip1.1, whole genome shotgun sequence genomic window:
- the LOC107630087 gene encoding NAC domain-containing protein 72 isoform X2: MGVPEKDPLSQLSLPPGFRFYPTDEELLVQYLCRKVAGNHFSLPIIAEIDLYKFDPWILPGKAIFGEKEWYFFSPRDRKYPNGSRPNRVAGSGYWKATGTDKVITTEGRKVGIKKALVFYIGKAPKGTKTNWIMHEYRLLNGSQKSLGSTKLDDWVLCRIYKKNLSSSQKVNMPSFTSKEWSNGSSPSSSSHIDDMLELPEIDDRCFALPRVNSLQHEEKLTLGGTGNNFPDWVNSGGLDSVPEFGSQSQGMTSYDGNDLYVPSASQFCHVNTMVVPGNPTEEEVQSGIRTQRIDENFGLFQQNSNVFTHRYLSSSGDSFGFGYPNQQFGFGFRE; the protein is encoded by the exons ATGGGAGTTCCAGAGAAGGATCCTCTCTCTCAATTGAGCTTACCTCCTGGTTTTAGATTTTATCCCACAGATGAGGAGCTTCTTGTTCAGTACCTATGTCGCAAGGTTGCTGGCAACCATTTCTCACTTCCTATCATCGCGGAAATCGATTTGTATAAATTCGACCCTTGGATCCTCCCAG GTAAAGCAATATTTGGGGAGAAAGAATGGTACTTTTTCAGCCCCAGGGATAGAAAGTATCCGAACGGTTCGCGACCGAACAGGGTTGCTGGCTCTGGGTACTGGAAAGCCACAGGAACAGATAAAGTAATCACTACCGAAGGCAGAAAAGTTGGAATCAAGAAAGCACTTGTTTTCTACATTGGCAAAGCACCCAAAGGCACCAAAACAAACTGGATCATGCACGAGTACCGTCTCCTCAACGGTTCTCAAAAGAGCCTCGGCAGCACCAAG CTAGATGATTGGGTTTTGTGTCGGATATACAAGAAGAACTTGAGCTCATCGCAAAAAGTCAATATGCCAAGCTTTACGAGCAAAGAATGGAGCAATGGATCGTCGCCTTCTTCATCGTCTCACATCGACGACATGCTCGAATTGCCGGAGATCGACGACCGGTGCTTCGCCTTACCGCGGGTTAACTCACTGCAGCACGAAGAAAAGCTCACCCTTGGCGGCACAGGCAATAATTTCCCGGACTGGGTCAACTCGGGGGGTCTCGACTCGGTCCCTGAGTTTGGGAGCCAATCTCAGGGGATGACAAGTTACGATGGAAATGACCTATATGTCCCCTCCGCGTCACAGTTCTGCCACGTCAACACAATGGTTGTACCGGGTAACCCGACGGAGGAGGAAGTCCAGAGCGGCATCAGGACCCAGCGGATTGATGAGAATTTCGGGTTATTTCAACAGAATTCGAATGTATTCACCCACCGGTATTTGTCGAGTTCGGGTGACTCATTCGGATTCGGATACCCGAATCAGCAATTTGGATTCGGATTCAGAGAATGA
- the LOC107630087 gene encoding NAC domain-containing protein 72 isoform X1 — protein sequence MGVPEKDPLSQLSLPPGFRFYPTDEELLVQYLCRKVAGNHFSLPIIAEIDLYKFDPWILPGIYLIRDNDIISVIESKMFIYLVCFCAGKAIFGEKEWYFFSPRDRKYPNGSRPNRVAGSGYWKATGTDKVITTEGRKVGIKKALVFYIGKAPKGTKTNWIMHEYRLLNGSQKSLGSTKLDDWVLCRIYKKNLSSSQKVNMPSFTSKEWSNGSSPSSSSHIDDMLELPEIDDRCFALPRVNSLQHEEKLTLGGTGNNFPDWVNSGGLDSVPEFGSQSQGMTSYDGNDLYVPSASQFCHVNTMVVPGNPTEEEVQSGIRTQRIDENFGLFQQNSNVFTHRYLSSSGDSFGFGYPNQQFGFGFRE from the exons ATGGGAGTTCCAGAGAAGGATCCTCTCTCTCAATTGAGCTTACCTCCTGGTTTTAGATTTTATCCCACAGATGAGGAGCTTCTTGTTCAGTACCTATGTCGCAAGGTTGCTGGCAACCATTTCTCACTTCCTATCATCGCGGAAATCGATTTGTATAAATTCGACCCTTGGATCCTCCCAGGTATATATTTGATAAGGGATAATGACATTATTTCTGTGATTGAGAGCAAGATGTTTATTTATTTGGTTTGTTTTTGTGCAGGTAAAGCAATATTTGGGGAGAAAGAATGGTACTTTTTCAGCCCCAGGGATAGAAAGTATCCGAACGGTTCGCGACCGAACAGGGTTGCTGGCTCTGGGTACTGGAAAGCCACAGGAACAGATAAAGTAATCACTACCGAAGGCAGAAAAGTTGGAATCAAGAAAGCACTTGTTTTCTACATTGGCAAAGCACCCAAAGGCACCAAAACAAACTGGATCATGCACGAGTACCGTCTCCTCAACGGTTCTCAAAAGAGCCTCGGCAGCACCAAG CTAGATGATTGGGTTTTGTGTCGGATATACAAGAAGAACTTGAGCTCATCGCAAAAAGTCAATATGCCAAGCTTTACGAGCAAAGAATGGAGCAATGGATCGTCGCCTTCTTCATCGTCTCACATCGACGACATGCTCGAATTGCCGGAGATCGACGACCGGTGCTTCGCCTTACCGCGGGTTAACTCACTGCAGCACGAAGAAAAGCTCACCCTTGGCGGCACAGGCAATAATTTCCCGGACTGGGTCAACTCGGGGGGTCTCGACTCGGTCCCTGAGTTTGGGAGCCAATCTCAGGGGATGACAAGTTACGATGGAAATGACCTATATGTCCCCTCCGCGTCACAGTTCTGCCACGTCAACACAATGGTTGTACCGGGTAACCCGACGGAGGAGGAAGTCCAGAGCGGCATCAGGACCCAGCGGATTGATGAGAATTTCGGGTTATTTCAACAGAATTCGAATGTATTCACCCACCGGTATTTGTCGAGTTCGGGTGACTCATTCGGATTCGGATACCCGAATCAGCAATTTGGATTCGGATTCAGAGAATGA